From one Lolium rigidum isolate FL_2022 chromosome 4, APGP_CSIRO_Lrig_0.1, whole genome shotgun sequence genomic stretch:
- the LOC124707522 gene encoding histone deacetylase 8-like isoform X1: protein MDSSSSSAAADGPSAEESLAVFWHEGMLAHDAGRGVFDSGRDPGFLDVLDQHPENADRVRNMLSILRRGPIAPFLSWHSGCPAHASELLSFHTPEYIDELVQANATGAKKLCEGTFLNPGSWGAALLAAGTTLSAARHILDGHGKIAYALVRPPGHHAQPDRADGYCFLNNAGLAVQLALDSGCAKVAVVDVDVHYGNGTAEGFYRTDNVLTISLHMNHGSWGPSHPRSGLADEIGEGRGLGYNLNIPLPNGSGDAGYEYAMNQLVVPAIDKFQPQLLVFVIGQDSSAFDPNGRQCLTMDGYRRIGKIMRSMANRHSDGKILIVQEGGYHITYSAYCLHATLEGVLNLEAPLLDDPIAYYPEDEKYTMKVVDVMKRCWKESIPFLKDI, encoded by the exons ATggactcctcttcctcctcggcgGCCGCTGACGGACCTTCAGCGGAGGAGAGTCTGGCGGTGTTTTGGCATGAGGGCATGCTGGCCCACGACGCCGGCCGCGGCGTGTTCGACTCGGGCCGCGACCCGGGCTTCCTCGACGTGCTCGACCAGCACCCGGAGAACGCCGACCGCGTCCGCAACATGCTCTCCATCCTCCGCCGCGGGCCCATCGCGCCCTTCCTCTCCTGGCACTCCGGCTGCCCAGCCCACGCCAGCGAGCTCCTCTCCTTCCACACCCCAG AGTACATTGACGAGCTGGTGCAAGCAAACGCCACTGGGGCCAAGAAGTTATGCGAGGGGACCTTCTTGAACCCCGGCTCATGGGGCGCGGCGCTTCTGGCTGCTGGAACGACCTTATCTGCGGCGAGGCACATACTAGATGGGCATGGGAAGATAGCCTACGCATTGGTCCGCCCCCCTGGCCATCACGCGCAACCGGACCGTGCCGACGGCTACTGCTTTCTGAACAATGCTGGGCTTGCAGTGCAGCTGGCTCTAGACTCAGGCTGCGCAAAGGTTGCCGTTGTTGATGTAGATGTGCACTATGGGAATGGCACAGCAGAGGGCTTCTATCGGACGGACAACGTGCTCACAATCTCCCTTCATATGAATCATGGATCTTGGGGTCCGTCACATCCACGGAGTGGCTTGGCTGACGAGATTGGTGAAGGCAGGGGGCTTGGGTACAATCTCAACATACCTTTGCCTAATGGAAGTGGGGATGCAGGGTATGAATATGCAATGAATCAATTGGTTGTCCCAGCAATTGACAAGTTTCAACCTCAGCTTCTGGTTTTTGTCATTGGCCAAGATTCTAGCGCG TTTGATCCAAATGGAAGACAGTGCCTGACCATGGATGGTTATAGGAGAATTGGAAAAATAATGAGGAGCATGGCTAATCGGCATAGCGATGGGAAAATACTGATTGTCCAGGAAGGGGGTTACCACATCACTTATTCAGCATATTGTCTGCATGCGACATTAGAAGGTGTTCTGAATCTTGAAGCCCCATTGCTGGATGACCCAATCGCGTATTATCCAGAGGATGAGAAATATACCATGAAAGTAGTCGATGTCATGAAAAGATGCTGGAAAGAATCCATTCCCTTTTTGAAGGACATTTAG
- the LOC124707522 gene encoding histone deacetylase 8-like isoform X2, with translation MDSSSSSAAADGPSAEESLAVFWHEGMLAHDAGRGVFDSGRDPGFLDVLDQHPENADRVRNMLSILRRGPIAPFLSWHSGCPAHASELLSFHTPEYIDELVQANATGAKKLCEGTFLNPGSWGAALLAAGTTLSAARHILDGHGKIAYALVRPPGHHAQPDRADGYCFLNNAGLAVQLALDSGCAKVAVVDVDVHYGNGTAEGFYRTDNVLTISLHMNHGSWGPSHPRSGLADEIGEGRGLGYNLNIPLPNGSGDAGYEYAMNQLVVPAIDKFQPQLLVFVIGQDSSACLTMDGYRRIGKIMRSMANRHSDGKILIVQEGGYHITYSAYCLHATLEGVLNLEAPLLDDPIAYYPEDEKYTMKVVDVMKRCWKESIPFLKDI, from the exons ATggactcctcttcctcctcggcgGCCGCTGACGGACCTTCAGCGGAGGAGAGTCTGGCGGTGTTTTGGCATGAGGGCATGCTGGCCCACGACGCCGGCCGCGGCGTGTTCGACTCGGGCCGCGACCCGGGCTTCCTCGACGTGCTCGACCAGCACCCGGAGAACGCCGACCGCGTCCGCAACATGCTCTCCATCCTCCGCCGCGGGCCCATCGCGCCCTTCCTCTCCTGGCACTCCGGCTGCCCAGCCCACGCCAGCGAGCTCCTCTCCTTCCACACCCCAG AGTACATTGACGAGCTGGTGCAAGCAAACGCCACTGGGGCCAAGAAGTTATGCGAGGGGACCTTCTTGAACCCCGGCTCATGGGGCGCGGCGCTTCTGGCTGCTGGAACGACCTTATCTGCGGCGAGGCACATACTAGATGGGCATGGGAAGATAGCCTACGCATTGGTCCGCCCCCCTGGCCATCACGCGCAACCGGACCGTGCCGACGGCTACTGCTTTCTGAACAATGCTGGGCTTGCAGTGCAGCTGGCTCTAGACTCAGGCTGCGCAAAGGTTGCCGTTGTTGATGTAGATGTGCACTATGGGAATGGCACAGCAGAGGGCTTCTATCGGACGGACAACGTGCTCACAATCTCCCTTCATATGAATCATGGATCTTGGGGTCCGTCACATCCACGGAGTGGCTTGGCTGACGAGATTGGTGAAGGCAGGGGGCTTGGGTACAATCTCAACATACCTTTGCCTAATGGAAGTGGGGATGCAGGGTATGAATATGCAATGAATCAATTGGTTGTCCCAGCAATTGACAAGTTTCAACCTCAGCTTCTGGTTTTTGTCATTGGCCAAGATTCTAGCGCG TGCCTGACCATGGATGGTTATAGGAGAATTGGAAAAATAATGAGGAGCATGGCTAATCGGCATAGCGATGGGAAAATACTGATTGTCCAGGAAGGGGGTTACCACATCACTTATTCAGCATATTGTCTGCATGCGACATTAGAAGGTGTTCTGAATCTTGAAGCCCCATTGCTGGATGACCCAATCGCGTATTATCCAGAGGATGAGAAATATACCATGAAAGTAGTCGATGTCATGAAAAGATGCTGGAAAGAATCCATTCCCTTTTTGAAGGACATTTAG